One segment of Mycoplasma sp. E35C DNA contains the following:
- a CDS encoding RluA family pseudouridine synthase, translating to MPKHKFINEDHEKIRLDVFLTYRLNLSRNKTSYLIVNDLVKVNNKLINKNNFVLKISDVIDVEYDESVFNKTKEEILPFKKELNIVYEDDDLIIVNKPTNMLSHPTTHNEPDTLLNCLMYHNNNNKVYLAHRLDKDTTGLIVATKNFKALEKIQAQISKRTMKRYYLAIVHYPFNELHATINAPIGYLKDHDLKFGVENTKNPKDAITKFYVINQNKKYALIKCELLTGRTHQIRVHMDFIKHNIVNDPLYGIKGEQRTDYKQFLHAYQLELTHPTKNIPLFFEVQPDEVFMKKLFDVHLDLHQELKELFN from the coding sequence ATGCCTAAGCATAAGTTTATAAATGAAGATCACGAAAAGATTCGTCTGGATGTTTTCTTAACTTACCGTTTAAATCTTTCAAGAAATAAAACTTCTTATTTAATTGTTAATGATCTAGTAAAAGTTAATAACAAACTAATTAATAAGAATAACTTTGTTCTAAAAATTTCAGATGTAATTGATGTTGAATACGATGAAAGCGTATTCAACAAAACCAAAGAAGAAATCTTACCTTTTAAGAAAGAATTAAACATTGTTTATGAAGATGATGATCTAATCATTGTTAATAAACCGACCAACATGTTGTCACACCCAACAACTCATAATGAACCTGATACCTTATTAAATTGTTTGATGTATCACAATAATAACAATAAGGTTTATTTAGCCCACCGTCTAGATAAAGACACCACAGGTTTAATTGTGGCTACTAAAAACTTTAAAGCTCTAGAAAAAATCCAAGCCCAGATTTCTAAAAGAACAATGAAGCGTTATTATTTAGCCATCGTTCATTATCCATTTAATGAACTACATGCAACAATTAACGCTCCAATTGGTTATTTAAAAGATCATGATTTAAAATTTGGTGTTGAAAACACTAAGAACCCAAAAGATGCAATTACCAAGTTTTATGTGATTAATCAAAACAAGAAGTATGCTTTGATTAAATGTGAATTATTAACAGGTAGAACACACCAAATCAGAGTTCATATGGACTTTATTAAACACAACATTGTTAATGATCCATTATATGGAATTAAAGGCGAACAAAGAACTGATTACAAGCAGTTCTTGCATGCTTATCAATTAGAACTAACTCATCCAACAAAGAACATCCCATTGTTCTTTGAAGTTCAACCTGATGAAGTGTTTATGAAAAAACTATTTGATGTGCATTTAGATTTACACCAAGAATTAAAGGAATTATTTAATTAG
- a CDS encoding signal peptidase II, with amino-acid sequence MVQQFKVANTKRLSMIKYPILVLVGFLILLIVFLLRDYFEHQVGIGTQKGEGFLQINVTTNPGVGFSLLKESSVWPYLLQGALVIIFLITFLFTANKTLLVLLPLILFGGLSNVIDRAIPIKVGSTLEYNSVLDYFQFLGTSAIFNFADICIVGGFVLIFLMMIFEFFVDFKKEKNKKSLNKQINGWKDLDATQREGWDKFENNKCVFCNYQLMIKEQKNIICSNESCSYIRLIDQAKPINVENSINCVICNHELIRKVDDKGFEFLACSRFNEGCYFTKKANFNDKNDDFIKKVNHQSPTENNNLSQQKTPDLDNKKTDQNNQETKSETTN; translated from the coding sequence ATGGTGCAACAATTCAAAGTTGCCAATACAAAACGATTATCAATGATTAAATACCCAATCCTGGTTTTGGTTGGTTTTTTAATTCTTTTAATTGTTTTTTTATTAAGAGATTATTTTGAACATCAAGTTGGAATTGGCACCCAAAAAGGTGAAGGGTTCTTACAAATTAATGTTACTACCAATCCAGGAGTTGGGTTTTCATTATTAAAAGAAAGTAGTGTTTGACCTTACTTATTGCAAGGTGCATTAGTTATTATTTTTTTAATCACATTCTTATTTACAGCCAACAAAACATTATTGGTATTATTACCTTTAATTTTATTTGGTGGTTTATCAAATGTAATTGATCGAGCAATCCCAATCAAGGTTGGTTCAACGTTAGAATATAATTCTGTATTAGATTATTTCCAATTTCTAGGAACATCAGCGATCTTTAATTTTGCTGATATTTGTATTGTTGGTGGATTTGTTTTAATCTTCTTGATGATGATATTTGAATTCTTTGTTGATTTCAAAAAAGAAAAAAATAAGAAGTCATTGAATAAGCAAATCAATGGTTGAAAAGATCTTGATGCAACTCAAAGAGAAGGTTGAGATAAGTTTGAAAACAACAAATGTGTTTTTTGTAATTACCAACTAATGATTAAAGAACAAAAGAACATTATTTGTTCAAACGAATCATGTAGTTATATTAGATTAATCGATCAAGCTAAACCAATAAATGTTGAGAATTCTATTAACTGTGTAATATGTAATCATGAACTAATTAGAAAGGTTGATGATAAGGGGTTTGAATTCTTAGCTTGTTCAAGATTTAATGAAGGTTGTTATTTTACAAAAAAAGCTAATTTTAACGATAAAAACGATGATTTTATTAAAAAAGTTAATCATCAATCACCAACAGAAAACAACAATTTGTCACAACAAAAAACACCTGATTTAGATAACAAAAAAACTGATCAAAATAATCAAGAAACTAAAAGCGAAACTACTAACTAA